The following proteins are co-located in the Microcystis wesenbergii NRERC-220 genome:
- a CDS encoding rhomboid family intramembrane serine protease: MGKNNSSINLMSQGSRQEIKTQAIILATFVAIFWLLEILDQFVFRGSLDIFGIIPHQVIGLRGILFAPFLHGDFPHLIANTVPFLILGWLVMLQETSDFFIVTGLTMLVGGLGVWLFAAPGSIHIGASILIFGYLGFLLLRGYFQRNIPSILLSILVFLLYGGTIWGVLPSRPGISWQGHLFGFLGGVLAAKLIATEKKHYP; this comes from the coding sequence ATGGGAAAAAATAACTCATCCATCAATCTTATGAGTCAAGGATCACGGCAAGAAATAAAAACCCAAGCAATAATCCTCGCTACCTTTGTGGCGATTTTTTGGCTATTAGAGATTTTAGATCAATTTGTTTTTCGGGGCAGTTTAGACATTTTCGGGATTATTCCCCATCAAGTCATCGGATTGCGGGGTATTCTTTTTGCACCTTTCCTACACGGTGACTTTCCCCATCTTATTGCTAATACGGTTCCTTTCCTGATTCTCGGTTGGTTGGTTATGTTACAGGAAACCAGTGACTTTTTTATTGTGACTGGGTTGACTATGCTGGTGGGGGGGTTAGGAGTCTGGTTATTTGCTGCTCCCGGATCCATCCATATCGGGGCAAGTATCTTGATTTTTGGCTATTTAGGTTTTTTATTACTGCGGGGCTATTTCCAAAGAAATATTCCTTCTATACTCTTGTCAATTCTAGTCTTTTTACTCTACGGTGGCACAATTTGGGGCGTTTTGCCTTCCCGTCCGGGGATTTCTTGGCAAGGACATTTATTCGGTTTTCTAGGCGGGGTTTTAGCCGCCAAATTAATCGCCACCGAAAAGAAACATTATCCCTAA
- the nth gene encoding endonuclease III produces MAPRKKTKLQLRALEILSNLKRLYPEATCSLNYQTPVQLLVAVILSAQCTDERVNKVTPALFARFPDAKSLAFAEREELETLIRSTGFYRNKAKNIQGACQKILKDFQGEVPKTMAELLTLPGVARKTANVVLAHAYAIIEGVTVDTHVKRLSNRLGLTTNNDPVKIERDLMALLPQPDWETFSISIIYHGRAVCKARNPACFSCQLAPLCPAANSKQ; encoded by the coding sequence ATGGCCCCTCGAAAAAAAACTAAGCTTCAACTGCGCGCCCTAGAGATTTTAAGCAACTTAAAGCGATTATATCCAGAGGCAACCTGTAGCTTAAATTATCAAACTCCCGTGCAGTTATTGGTGGCAGTGATTCTCTCGGCACAATGCACTGATGAGCGGGTAAATAAGGTGACTCCTGCTTTATTCGCTCGTTTTCCCGATGCTAAATCCTTAGCTTTTGCCGAGCGAGAGGAGTTAGAAACCCTGATTCGTTCCACGGGATTCTATCGCAATAAAGCCAAAAATATTCAGGGTGCTTGTCAAAAAATCCTCAAGGATTTTCAGGGGGAAGTACCCAAGACAATGGCGGAATTATTAACTTTACCCGGGGTAGCTAGAAAAACGGCTAATGTGGTACTCGCTCACGCTTACGCGATTATTGAGGGGGTGACAGTCGATACCCACGTTAAGCGCTTAAGTAATCGTTTGGGTTTAACTACTAATAACGATCCGGTGAAAATTGAACGGGATTTAATGGCTTTACTACCTCAACCGGATTGGGAAACTTTTTCTATTAGTATTATTTACCACGGCCGGGCGGTTTGTAAAGCAAGAAATCCCGCTTGTTTTTCCTGTCAATTAGCCCCTCTTTGTCCCGCAGCAAACAGTAAACAGTAA
- the rseP gene encoding RIP metalloprotease RseP, which yields MSVLIAIGVLALLIVVHELGHFAAARWQSIHVNRFSIGFGPALAKYQGKETEYALRAIPLGGYVGFPDDDPDSQIPNNDPDLLRNRPVFDRAIVISAGVIANLIFAYFLLVTQVATVGFPQINYQEGVIIPEVFTSENSVAKQAGMQAGDIVLAINDQPLGASQNAVIDFRDIIQSSPDQPLKLTIKRPTETINLIVTPELGSDGQGKIGVRLAPNGEETRLKADNFGQAFSLGAGEFQRLTLLTVQGFGQLVSNFKDSVQQVAGPVKIVEYGAAIARNDAGNLFQFAALISINLAVINILPLPALDGGQLVFLLIEALVGKPLPTKLQDNIMQTGLVLLLGLGVFLIVRDTANLAVFQDLFQ from the coding sequence ATGTCAGTTTTAATAGCGATCGGTGTACTTGCCCTATTAATTGTCGTTCACGAATTAGGTCATTTTGCCGCTGCTCGTTGGCAATCTATCCATGTTAATCGCTTTTCCATCGGTTTTGGTCCAGCTTTAGCTAAATATCAAGGTAAAGAAACAGAATACGCTCTCCGCGCCATTCCTTTAGGGGGTTACGTTGGTTTTCCCGATGACGATCCCGATAGTCAAATTCCCAATAACGATCCTGATTTATTACGCAATCGTCCTGTTTTCGATCGAGCTATCGTCATTAGTGCGGGAGTAATTGCTAATTTAATTTTTGCCTATTTTTTGCTTGTTACCCAAGTCGCTACCGTGGGTTTTCCCCAAATTAACTATCAAGAAGGGGTAATTATTCCAGAGGTTTTCACCTCGGAAAATTCCGTCGCTAAACAAGCGGGAATGCAAGCGGGGGATATTGTTCTCGCTATCAATGATCAGCCCCTTGGTGCTTCTCAAAATGCCGTTATTGACTTCCGTGACATTATTCAATCTTCCCCCGATCAACCCCTAAAATTAACCATCAAACGTCCGACAGAAACGATCAATTTAATCGTTACTCCTGAATTGGGAAGTGATGGTCAGGGTAAAATTGGGGTTAGATTGGCTCCTAACGGTGAAGAAACTCGCCTGAAAGCCGATAATTTTGGGCAAGCTTTTAGCTTAGGTGCGGGTGAATTTCAGCGATTAACCCTATTAACTGTTCAAGGTTTTGGTCAGTTAGTTAGTAACTTCAAAGACAGTGTTCAACAGGTAGCAGGACCAGTCAAAATTGTCGAATACGGAGCGGCGATCGCTCGTAATGATGCGGGTAATCTTTTTCAATTTGCCGCCCTAATTAGTATTAATTTAGCGGTGATTAATATTCTGCCTTTACCTGCTCTTGATGGTGGTCAGTTGGTATTTTTATTAATCGAGGCTTTAGTAGGTAAACCTCTCCCAACTAAACTGCAAGATAACATCATGCAAACAGGTCTAGTTTTACTCTTAGGATTAGGAGTTTTCTTAATCGTGCGCGACACGGCTAACCTAGCAGTTTTTCAGGATTTATTCCAGTGA
- a CDS encoding phycobilisome protein, with protein sequence MPLSERAQQLIPKARIISFANWPYHQAAIAIWQQADDQTRYLSDSDLDTIVNLEPDLLVSSQQTRKLRDNANSIVDNSRQTVLSQFPTILQPGGDLHPPHRAEACWRDFWNFLRCITYGVAGQQIPYTSAEGLENMRLLYQELQVPLGAMISGLEALKAYSLEYFSDPEKTAIAPYFDHLITVMKKF encoded by the coding sequence ATGCCTTTGAGTGAGCGCGCCCAGCAATTAATCCCAAAAGCGAGAATCATCAGTTTCGCTAATTGGCCTTACCACCAAGCAGCGATCGCTATTTGGCAACAAGCGGATGATCAAACTCGCTATCTCAGCGACAGCGATTTAGATACTATCGTCAATTTAGAGCCTGATTTACTGGTTTCTAGTCAGCAAACTCGAAAACTGCGGGATAATGCTAATAGTATCGTCGATAACTCCCGTCAGACTGTCTTAAGCCAATTTCCTACCATTCTCCAACCCGGGGGCGATCTTCATCCACCCCACCGCGCTGAAGCTTGTTGGCGTGATTTCTGGAACTTTTTACGTTGTATTACCTACGGTGTCGCCGGACAGCAGATTCCCTATACCAGTGCCGAGGGATTGGAAAATATGCGTCTTCTTTATCAAGAATTGCAAGTACCATTAGGGGCGATGATTTCAGGGTTAGAAGCCTTAAAAGCATACAGTTTAGAGTATTTTAGCGACCCAGAAAAAACCGCAATTGCTCCCTATTTCGATCACTTAATTACGGTTATGAAAAAGTTTTAA
- a CDS encoding PAP/fibrillin family protein, whose amino-acid sequence MDAKAKLLELIAGRNRGLLATESDRVRILAAIEQLEDHNPHPHPLEVKQLLGGNWRLLFTSSRGILGLDRLPFFQLGQIYQYLDLNKAKLYNIAEIIGIPGLEGAVIVSATFEPTSERRVMVKFERSILGLQRLLNYHSPQEFIEAIESGKKFPPLDFSFNNRQQTGWLDITYLDEDLRIGRGSEGSVFILAKEKT is encoded by the coding sequence ATGGATGCCAAAGCGAAATTACTAGAATTGATCGCTGGTAGAAATCGCGGACTCCTGGCCACGGAAAGCGACCGCGTGCGGATTTTAGCGGCGATTGAACAATTGGAGGATCACAATCCCCATCCTCATCCCCTCGAAGTTAAACAACTATTAGGGGGCAATTGGCGTTTACTATTCACCAGCAGCCGCGGCATTCTGGGACTAGATCGCCTACCTTTTTTTCAATTAGGGCAAATTTATCAATATCTCGACCTGAACAAGGCTAAACTCTACAATATCGCCGAAATTATCGGCATACCTGGGCTAGAAGGGGCAGTAATCGTCTCCGCTACCTTTGAACCCACATCCGAGCGTCGGGTCATGGTCAAATTTGAGCGATCGATCCTCGGTTTGCAACGTCTTCTCAATTATCATTCTCCCCAAGAATTTATCGAAGCGATCGAGAGTGGCAAAAAATTTCCTCCCCTCGATTTTTCTTTCAATAATCGCCAACAAACAGGTTGGCTCGATATCACCTATCTCGATGAAGATCTCCGCATCGGCCGCGGCAGCGAAGGCAGCGTCTTTATTCTCGCTAAGGAAAAAACCTAA
- a CDS encoding UDP-N-acetylmuramoyl-tripeptide--D-alanyl-D-alanine ligase, protein MPCHLSLNQLAQLLSLQDKGDISLSHDSLVSGINTDSRSIESGQAFLALKGDNFNGHDFIDMAIERGAAALIVEQPVSVNYSSNIPVFLVQNTQETYQQLAHWWRNQFTIPVIAITGSVGKTTTKELIASVLATRGKVHKTLANYNNEIGVPKTLLELDETHDSAVIEMGMRGRGEIALLAQIAQPTIAVITNVGTAHIGRLGSQAAIAEAKCELLAESPSSSIAVLNYDHPLLTETAKRVWQGETITYGFSGGDIVGELLDLTTLRVNGLDFNLPLSGRHHALNFMAALAVAKILGIDWTSLQQGIKVNLPSGRAKRYQLAPDILLLDETYNAGLESMLAALDLLKATPGQRHIAVLGTMKELGSFSEQLHRQVGERVQKLGIDRLFVLVDDPEAKFIAESATGVDCECFQTHADLINRLKEVIDSGDRILCKASHSVGLNRVVEELISDKLFVI, encoded by the coding sequence ATGCCCTGTCATTTATCCCTCAATCAACTAGCTCAATTATTGTCCTTACAAGATAAGGGTGACATAAGTTTGAGCCATGATAGTTTAGTATCTGGCATTAATACTGATAGCCGTAGTATTGAGTCAGGACAAGCATTTTTGGCCTTAAAAGGTGATAATTTTAATGGTCATGATTTTATCGATATGGCTATCGAAAGAGGAGCGGCGGCATTGATTGTCGAGCAGCCAGTTTCGGTAAATTACTCTAGTAATATTCCTGTATTCCTAGTCCAGAATACCCAGGAAACCTATCAGCAATTAGCCCATTGGTGGCGGAATCAATTTACTATACCCGTGATTGCTATTACAGGATCGGTGGGGAAAACCACGACTAAAGAATTAATCGCCTCGGTATTAGCAACCCGGGGAAAGGTACATAAAACCCTGGCTAATTATAATAATGAGATCGGAGTGCCGAAAACTCTCCTCGAACTGGACGAAACTCACGATAGTGCCGTAATCGAGATGGGAATGCGGGGACGGGGAGAAATTGCCCTGCTCGCTCAAATCGCCCAACCGACGATCGCAGTGATTACTAATGTGGGAACCGCTCACATCGGTCGTTTAGGGTCGCAAGCGGCGATCGCAGAGGCGAAATGCGAGTTATTGGCCGAGTCTCCTTCTAGTAGTATAGCTGTTCTTAACTACGATCACCCTTTACTTACCGAAACAGCTAAACGGGTATGGCAGGGGGAAACAATTACCTATGGCTTCTCTGGCGGCGATATAGTCGGAGAATTACTAGATTTAACTACTTTACGAGTCAATGGACTAGATTTTAACTTACCTTTATCCGGTCGTCATCATGCTTTAAATTTTATGGCGGCCTTGGCCGTAGCGAAAATTTTAGGCATCGATTGGACTTCTTTGCAACAGGGAATTAAAGTTAATTTACCCAGTGGTCGGGCCAAACGTTACCAATTAGCACCAGATATCCTACTCCTCGATGAAACCTATAACGCGGGTCTAGAATCAATGTTAGCGGCCTTGGATTTACTGAAGGCTACCCCCGGCCAGCGTCATATTGCTGTTTTAGGCACGATGAAGGAGTTAGGGTCTTTTTCGGAGCAATTACATCGCCAAGTCGGTGAGAGGGTGCAAAAACTAGGCATAGATCGCTTGTTTGTCTTGGTAGATGACCCGGAAGCTAAGTTTATTGCTGAGTCCGCTACTGGGGTCGATTGCGAATGTTTTCAAACTCACGCAGATTTAATTAATCGTTTAAAGGAAGTGATCGATTCAGGCGATCGCATTTTATGCAAAGCTTCCCATTCCGTCGGTTTAAATCGGGTGGTGGAGGAGTTAATCAGTGATAAGCTGTTCGTAATTTAA